A section of the Dehalococcoidales bacterium genome encodes:
- a CDS encoding MoaD/ThiS family protein: MFKCIIPMYGLPREITELREAEVELSDGAGMAEVVAALKKKVPSLEGPVIRRGENRLAELYKFNINGRFYFDGQDFMLREGDRIALLVPMTGG, translated from the coding sequence ATGTTCAAATGCATTATTCCGATGTACGGGCTCCCCAGGGAAATCACGGAGCTCAGGGAGGCGGAGGTGGAGTTGAGTGACGGCGCCGGCATGGCGGAAGTGGTTGCCGCGCTGAAGAAAAAGGTGCCGTCTCTGGAAGGGCCGGTAATACGCCGGGGGGAAAACCGGCTGGCGGAGCTATACAAGTTCAATATCAACGGGCGTTTTTACTTTGACGGCCAGGACTTCATGCTCCGTGAGGGTGACCGTATCGCGCTGCTGGTGCCGATGACCGGCGGCTAG
- a CDS encoding class I SAM-dependent methyltransferase produces MYNPEYTRTFYNAYGPAEWARLEATAYGRLQAVIHEDFIRRYLKHGDRVLDAGSGPGRFSILAARAGARVTALDISDKQLEIAGQKIAESGQTAGIERCVRADICDLSLFPDGRFDMVICFGAVLTYVCEKRRQAAAELVRVTRPGGVILVGVGSKLGAVQGVAQQPDLVTLKEPDKPTDHGPALWDVLASGDLSGFPSRAAGMMHAPMHLFTAAELQALFTGCEILETAGSNVALREYAPSNERVAADPAAWAAVVELEKKINHDPGLVNCGSHIIMAVRKKP; encoded by the coding sequence ATGTACAACCCGGAATACACCCGTACTTTTTATAATGCCTACGGCCCCGCCGAGTGGGCGCGACTGGAAGCCACGGCCTACGGGCGGCTCCAGGCGGTTATCCACGAGGACTTTATCCGGCGCTACCTGAAACACGGCGACCGCGTCCTGGATGCCGGGAGCGGGCCGGGGCGGTTCAGCATCTTGGCCGCCAGGGCCGGAGCCAGGGTCACCGCCCTGGATATTTCCGATAAGCAGCTGGAGATTGCCGGGCAGAAAATAGCGGAGTCCGGCCAGACGGCGGGCATCGAGCGCTGTGTCCGGGCGGATATCTGCGACCTTTCCCTGTTCCCGGACGGGCGGTTCGATATGGTCATCTGCTTCGGCGCGGTGCTGACCTACGTTTGTGAAAAACGGCGTCAGGCGGCGGCGGAACTGGTGCGCGTCACCCGGCCGGGCGGCGTTATCCTGGTGGGGGTGGGGAGCAAGCTCGGGGCGGTACAGGGAGTGGCGCAGCAGCCGGATCTGGTCACGTTAAAGGAACCGGATAAGCCCACGGACCACGGCCCGGCGCTATGGGATGTTTTGGCATCCGGCGACCTCTCCGGCTTTCCTTCAAGGGCCGCCGGTATGATGCATGCCCCCATGCACCTTTTCACCGCAGCGGAGCTGCAAGCGCTTTTTACGGGATGTGAAATACTGGAAACGGCCGGCTCCAACGTGGCGCTGCGCGAATACGCGCCGTCCAACGAACGGGTGGCCGCCGACCCCGCCGCCTGGGCGGCGGTGGTGGAGCTGGAAAAGAAAATCAACCACGACCCCGGCCTGGTAAACTGCGGCAGCCATATCATCATGGCCGTGAGGAAAAAGCCTTAA
- a CDS encoding GIY-YIG nuclease family protein: MNNYYVYILANKRNGTLYVGVTNDLLRRIYEHKNDFVKGFSSKYGVHNLVYYEQCDNHDAALAREKQIKEWQRKWKLELIEKANPLWQDLYDRLITGE, from the coding sequence ATGAACAATTACTACGTATATATATTAGCCAATAAGCGTAACGGGACGCTTTACGTAGGTGTTACCAACGACCTTCTAAGGCGTATCTACGAGCATAAAAACGATTTTGTTAAAGGATTTTCCAGTAAATACGGAGTTCACAATCTTGTTTATTATGAACAATGTGATAATCACGATGCCGCATTGGCCAGGGAAAAACAAATCAAAGAATGGCAAAGAAAGTGGAAGCTGGAATTGATTGAGAAGGCAAATCCGCTTTGGCAGGATTTATATGACAGACTCATTACCGGCGAGTGA
- a CDS encoding ABC transporter ATP-binding protein, whose product MMRGGPGGGGGRPGDRFDADEALGKVYDSRVIGKLPRYLRPVKGWIAIGASGMLVRTLAMLAAPYLVGIGTDHIIAGDMHGTLIIVLYFLLTAFLTWGGQYLENAYLAYAGQSIIYRMRTEMFDHLLRLSLSFFDRSKVGKLMSRVQNDVSQIQELVTQGILTLLTSVLTLVGIAAIMMAMDWRLALYTLTVIPVMIIMTAIWQKYARQAFIQVRQKIAIVNSQLQEDMAGVRVIQSLSREEENMEQFDQVNRAHLDANVTAVKLEALIMPMVQISTGVSFAVVIIAGGLLALDGGMSIGVLTSFLLYVQRFFDPVLELSMQYTELQRAMASGARIFELLDVVPEIRDKPDAVELPPVKGEIKFQNITFAYEKDKDVLHDISLTVKPGESVAIVGQTGSGKSSLVSLAARFYETTRGSVTVDGYDVRDVTQQSLRRQIGIVPQDPILFSGSIEENIKFGRLEADHQQVMDVSKMVGAHGFISRLDKGYDTLVGQRGVNLSAGQRQLICMARAILADPRILILDEATSNIDTNTERIMQRALRKLTRGRTTLTIAHRLSTVTESDRIIVLSQGKIAEEGSHQELLAKQGLYYKMYQTLSSPDMTG is encoded by the coding sequence ATGATGCGCGGAGGACCCGGCGGCGGCGGGGGACGTCCCGGCGACCGCTTTGATGCGGACGAGGCGCTGGGCAAGGTCTATGACAGCCGCGTTATAGGCAAGCTGCCCAGATATCTGCGGCCGGTCAAGGGCTGGATAGCCATCGGCGCCAGCGGCATGCTCGTACGCACGCTGGCCATGCTGGCGGCGCCGTACCTGGTGGGCATCGGCACCGACCATATCATAGCGGGCGATATGCACGGGACGCTGATTATCGTCCTTTATTTCCTGCTGACCGCTTTCCTCACCTGGGGCGGGCAGTACCTGGAAAACGCTTACCTGGCTTACGCCGGGCAGTCCATCATCTACCGCATGCGCACGGAGATGTTCGACCATTTGCTGCGGCTTTCCCTGAGCTTCTTCGACCGCTCCAAGGTGGGCAAGCTGATGTCCCGCGTGCAGAATGACGTTTCCCAGATACAGGAGCTGGTCACCCAGGGCATCTTAACGCTTTTAACCAGCGTGCTGACGCTGGTGGGCATAGCGGCTATCATGATGGCCATGGACTGGCGGCTGGCTTTATACACGCTGACCGTTATCCCGGTAATGATTATCATGACCGCCATCTGGCAGAAGTACGCCCGGCAGGCTTTTATCCAGGTGCGGCAGAAAATAGCCATCGTCAACTCCCAACTCCAGGAGGACATGGCGGGGGTGCGGGTGATACAGAGCCTCTCCCGGGAAGAAGAGAACATGGAGCAGTTCGACCAGGTAAACCGGGCGCACCTGGACGCCAACGTCACTGCGGTCAAGCTGGAAGCGCTGATAATGCCGATGGTGCAGATTTCCACCGGCGTGTCTTTCGCCGTGGTCATCATCGCCGGAGGCTTGCTGGCGCTCGACGGGGGCATGAGCATCGGCGTACTGACCAGCTTCCTGCTCTACGTACAAAGGTTCTTCGACCCCGTCCTGGAGCTTTCCATGCAGTACACGGAGCTGCAGCGGGCCATGGCTTCCGGGGCGCGCATCTTCGAGCTGCTGGACGTGGTGCCGGAAATCAGGGACAAACCGGACGCCGTGGAGCTGCCGCCGGTGAAGGGCGAGATAAAGTTCCAGAATATAACCTTCGCCTACGAAAAAGACAAAGACGTGCTGCACGATATCAGCCTGACGGTCAAGCCCGGCGAATCGGTAGCCATCGTGGGGCAAACGGGGTCGGGCAAGAGCAGCCTGGTCAGCCTGGCCGCGCGCTTTTACGAGACGACCAGGGGGTCGGTGACCGTGGACGGCTATGACGTGCGCGACGTGACCCAGCAATCACTGCGGCGGCAAATAGGCATCGTGCCGCAGGACCCCATTCTCTTTTCCGGCAGCATCGAGGAGAATATCAAGTTCGGGCGGCTGGAGGCGGACCACCAGCAGGTGATGGACGTGTCTAAAATGGTGGGCGCGCACGGCTTTATCAGCCGGCTGGACAAGGGCTACGATACGCTGGTGGGGCAGCGGGGGGTCAATTTGAGCGCCGGACAGCGGCAGCTTATCTGCATGGCGCGGGCGATACTGGCCGACCCGCGGATTTTGATACTGGACGAGGCTACATCTAATATAGATACCAATACGGAGCGCATCATGCAGCGCGCCTTGCGCAAGCTGACCCGGGGGCGCACCACTTTAACGATTGCGCACCGGCTGTCCACCGTGACGGAGTCCGACCGCATTATCGTGCTGTCCCAGGGGAAAATAGCGGAGGAAGGCTCGCACCAGGAGCTGCTGGCGAAGCAGGGGCTGTACTACAAGATGTACCAGACGCTGAGCTCGCCGGACATGACGGGGTAG
- a CDS encoding ABC transporter ATP-binding protein produces MKVIVRLLTFVRGYWYILGLAFLCIVLQTGLGLAIPRLLGDGIDSVLRNGARSYIWIIAGAIIGVSIVRGASGYGQRFLIEFVAQKATYAMRNALYERIQRLSFAFHDQSQTGQLMSRATVDIEAVRMFVSMGLLGLVQVVLMVLVVAYLLLIIDWQLALFTLAFVLPVGWLAISFGRNIRPIWLKVQAVMGTMGTTLEESLAGIGVVKAFSHEKEDNRQFAKQATVLSDEQVHAAKLMAVNAPTMGLLFTIPTAIILWYGGQQVINGSMSIGQVTQFILYIGMLAMPIRRLGMIVNLYSRTISAGQRILEILDTRSEVTEKPHAIQLGRLKGQVSFQDVSFSYNTMSAALKHVSFEVQPGQLVALLGRSGSGKSTIANLLARFYDVTDGKILVDGVDVRDVTLTSLRKNVVAAQQDVFLFSATIKDNIAYGAVNAKMDEIITVAKAANLHQFIQALPEGYDTWVGERGDTLSGGEKQRLSIARTLLVNPSILILDDSTASVDAATEKLIRQALDQLIKNRTTFIITHRLPIIRNADVILMLQDGELAEKGTHDELMARGGIYQKLYESQLSLNKDIIDEAAEEMP; encoded by the coding sequence ATGAAAGTAATTGTCAGACTGCTGACGTTCGTGCGCGGCTACTGGTATATCCTGGGGCTGGCCTTCCTGTGCATCGTTCTCCAGACCGGCCTGGGACTGGCTATTCCCCGGCTGCTGGGTGACGGCATAGATTCCGTTCTGCGCAACGGAGCGCGCAGCTATATCTGGATAATCGCCGGGGCCATCATCGGCGTGAGCATCGTACGCGGCGCGTCCGGCTACGGGCAGCGCTTCCTCATCGAGTTCGTGGCGCAGAAGGCCACCTACGCCATGCGCAACGCCCTGTACGAGCGCATCCAGCGCTTGAGCTTCGCCTTCCACGACCAGAGCCAGACGGGGCAGCTGATGTCCCGCGCCACGGTGGATATCGAGGCGGTGCGCATGTTCGTCTCCATGGGGCTGCTGGGCCTGGTACAGGTAGTCCTGATGGTGCTGGTGGTGGCATACCTGCTGCTGATTATCGACTGGCAACTGGCGCTTTTCACCCTCGCCTTCGTGCTGCCGGTGGGCTGGCTGGCGATAAGCTTCGGCCGGAACATACGGCCTATCTGGCTCAAGGTGCAGGCCGTCATGGGCACCATGGGCACCACGCTGGAAGAAAGCCTGGCGGGCATCGGCGTGGTCAAGGCTTTTTCCCACGAGAAAGAAGATAACCGCCAGTTCGCCAAACAGGCCACCGTCCTCTCCGACGAGCAGGTGCACGCCGCCAAGCTGATGGCGGTTAACGCCCCCACCATGGGGCTGCTCTTCACCATCCCCACCGCCATTATATTATGGTACGGCGGGCAGCAGGTGATTAACGGCAGCATGAGCATCGGGCAGGTGACCCAGTTCATCCTGTACATCGGGATGCTGGCCATGCCCATCCGCCGGCTGGGGATGATAGTAAACCTCTATTCCCGGACGATTTCCGCCGGGCAGCGCATCCTGGAAATCCTGGACACGAGGTCCGAGGTCACGGAAAAGCCGCACGCCATCCAGCTGGGGAGGCTCAAGGGGCAGGTATCCTTCCAGGACGTGAGCTTCAGCTACAACACCATGTCCGCGGCGCTGAAGCATGTCAGCTTCGAGGTGCAGCCGGGGCAGCTGGTGGCTTTGCTGGGGCGGTCCGGGAGCGGCAAAAGCACCATCGCCAATCTGCTGGCGCGGTTCTATGATGTGACCGACGGCAAAATACTGGTGGACGGCGTGGACGTGCGCGATGTCACCCTGACTTCCCTGCGCAAGAACGTGGTGGCGGCGCAGCAGGACGTTTTTCTGTTTTCCGCCACGATTAAAGACAATATAGCCTACGGCGCGGTGAACGCCAAGATGGACGAGATAATCACGGTGGCCAAGGCGGCCAACCTGCACCAGTTTATCCAGGCGCTGCCGGAGGGGTACGATACCTGGGTGGGGGAGCGGGGCGATACGCTTTCCGGCGGGGAAAAACAGCGTTTGTCCATCGCCCGCACGCTGCTGGTAAACCCGAGCATCCTTATCCTGGACGATTCCACCGCCAGCGTGGACGCGGCCACGGAAAAGCTCATCCGCCAGGCGCTGGACCAGCTCATTAAAAACCGGACGACCTTTATTATAACGCACCGCCTGCCCATCATCCGCAACGCCGATGTTATCCTGATGCTCCAGGACGGCGAGTTGGCGGAAAAGGGCACCCACGACGAACTGATGGCGCGGGGCGGCATTTATCAAAAGCTGTACGAATCACAGCTTTCCCTGAATAAAGACATTATCGACGAGGCAGCGGAGGAAATGCCATGA
- a CDS encoding aldehyde ferredoxin oxidoreductase family protein, translated as MAGGYLGKILWVDLTGGTLKDEPLDETLARQYLGGYGIGVRLLFNRMKAGADALGPDNILGFTTGPLTGTRAISGTRFTVVGKSPLTGGWGDANSGGYFGAYLKFSGYDDVFFTGIAPGPVYLYIDNGKAELRDAGHLWGKDTYETEAILKAELGQDTAIACIGPGGEKLSLIAGIVHTRGSVAARSGLGAVMGSKRLKAVAVKGKMKVPIADEQGLKELRTRYMAQVGGHVDILRKYGTTFTTVSSIEAGDSPVKNWGGAAITDFPEAGDIGAEAVAARSEKRIACYQCPVGCEAVMKAGAGEYEYAAGSYRPEYETIVMLGSNCLNHNIDSIIKANDICNRLGIDTISAGAVIAFAMECYEKGLISRQDTGGIDLTWGNHRGLVAMTEQMGRREGFGDILADGVQAAARRIGGRAAEYAMHVHGQEVPGHNPIATSAMATTYLTNATPARHTQGSEEHHNKGLLPEINRQLYTGRAEAHKRGSNFQHSLMCSGMCLFVNSALPHADVIAEFLCPVTGWDMTTEEMVTTGERIENLRQAFNLREGVTLSQFKIAGRLLGKPPHKTGPIAGVTVDEETMIKEYFTAMDWDAKTGRPGRKRLGELGLRDVADALKL; from the coding sequence ATGGCCGGAGGATACCTGGGCAAAATACTGTGGGTTGATTTGACCGGCGGCACGCTAAAGGATGAGCCGCTGGATGAAACGCTGGCGCGGCAGTACCTCGGGGGCTACGGCATCGGCGTGCGGCTGCTGTTCAACCGGATGAAAGCCGGGGCGGACGCTCTCGGCCCGGACAATATCCTGGGATTTACCACCGGGCCGCTGACCGGCACCCGGGCCATCTCCGGCACGCGCTTCACCGTGGTGGGCAAGTCTCCGCTGACGGGCGGCTGGGGCGACGCCAACTCCGGCGGCTACTTCGGGGCTTATCTGAAATTCTCCGGGTACGACGATGTGTTTTTCACCGGCATCGCGCCCGGGCCGGTCTATCTCTATATAGATAACGGGAAAGCGGAACTGAGGGACGCCGGGCACCTCTGGGGCAAAGACACCTACGAGACGGAAGCAATACTGAAAGCGGAGCTGGGCCAGGACACGGCGATAGCCTGTATCGGGCCGGGCGGGGAAAAGCTATCGCTCATCGCCGGCATCGTCCACACGCGGGGCAGCGTGGCGGCGCGCTCGGGGCTGGGGGCGGTCATGGGGTCGAAGCGCCTTAAAGCCGTCGCGGTCAAGGGCAAAATGAAGGTGCCCATCGCCGACGAGCAGGGCCTGAAAGAACTAAGGACCAGGTACATGGCGCAGGTGGGCGGTCACGTGGATATCCTGCGCAAGTACGGCACCACCTTCACCACCGTTTCCAGCATCGAGGCCGGCGATTCGCCGGTGAAGAACTGGGGCGGGGCGGCGATTACCGATTTTCCGGAGGCCGGGGACATCGGCGCCGAGGCGGTGGCGGCGCGCAGCGAAAAGCGTATCGCCTGCTACCAGTGCCCGGTAGGCTGCGAGGCCGTGATGAAAGCCGGTGCCGGCGAATACGAGTACGCCGCCGGCTCCTACCGCCCGGAATATGAGACCATCGTCATGCTCGGCAGCAACTGCCTGAACCATAATATCGACTCCATTATTAAAGCCAATGATATCTGCAACCGGCTGGGCATAGACACCATCTCCGCCGGGGCGGTTATCGCCTTCGCCATGGAATGTTACGAAAAAGGGCTTATCAGCCGGCAGGATACCGGCGGCATCGACCTTACCTGGGGGAACCACCGGGGCCTGGTGGCGATGACGGAGCAGATGGGCAGGCGGGAGGGCTTCGGGGATATCCTGGCGGACGGCGTGCAGGCGGCGGCGCGGCGCATCGGCGGGAGGGCCGCCGAATACGCCATGCACGTCCACGGGCAGGAAGTGCCGGGCCATAACCCCATCGCCACCTCCGCCATGGCCACCACCTATCTCACCAACGCCACGCCGGCGCGGCATACCCAGGGCTCGGAAGAGCACCACAACAAGGGGCTACTGCCGGAAATCAACCGGCAGCTTTATACGGGCCGGGCGGAGGCGCACAAGCGGGGCAGCAATTTCCAGCACTCTTTGATGTGCTCCGGCATGTGCCTTTTCGTTAATTCCGCTTTGCCCCACGCCGATGTCATCGCCGAGTTTTTGTGCCCGGTCACCGGCTGGGATATGACCACCGAGGAAATGGTGACCACCGGGGAGCGCATCGAGAACCTGCGGCAGGCATTCAACCTGCGGGAGGGCGTGACATTATCCCAGTTCAAGATAGCCGGCAGGCTGCTCGGCAAGCCGCCGCATAAAACAGGGCCTATCGCCGGGGTCACCGTCGATGAAGAGACGATGATTAAAGAGTATTTCACGGCCATGGACTGGGACGCTAAAACGGGCCGGCCGGGTCGGAAGCGGCTGGGGGAGCTGGGTCTGAGGGACGTGGCCGACGCGCTAAAGCTTTAA
- a CDS encoding presenilin family intramembrane aspartyl protease gives MKKLRLSPYIWSTAVMALSLALALWVASFIKPSFVSGDIPYQSSSLWVILVYFFAAIVVIAVIFFFIPLDKLKYVFRIVFAVMFGWGIFIVTFFKIPTPAAYALAGVAALIWLFWARIWLHDLLLLVALAAAAAIFGYLFSPLTFMIFMLVVSVYDILAVRFGLMVWMADKLSDTTSLPAFIFPKNPGDVALKLKVVQFNELRKEEAAKREYVILGGGDIGFPLMMAVSVNFKYGLAGGILVGALATLGLMGAFLIQKLWLKGKPMPALPPVTFMSLVGYLIVFFFLK, from the coding sequence ATGAAAAAACTCAGGCTCAGCCCTTATATCTGGAGTACCGCCGTCATGGCGCTGTCCCTAGCGCTGGCGCTCTGGGTGGCGAGCTTTATCAAGCCGTCCTTCGTTTCCGGCGATATCCCCTACCAGAGCAGCTCGCTCTGGGTGATTCTGGTCTATTTCTTCGCGGCGATAGTGGTTATCGCCGTTATCTTCTTTTTCATACCGCTGGATAAACTCAAGTATGTTTTCCGCATCGTCTTCGCCGTGATGTTCGGCTGGGGCATATTTATCGTCACTTTCTTTAAGATACCCACCCCCGCCGCCTATGCCCTGGCCGGCGTGGCCGCGCTTATCTGGCTGTTCTGGGCCAGGATATGGCTGCACGACCTGCTTCTGCTCGTCGCGCTGGCCGCCGCCGCCGCTATCTTCGGCTACCTTTTCTCCCCGCTCACCTTCATGATTTTCATGCTGGTGGTCTCCGTTTACGATATCCTGGCGGTGCGCTTCGGCCTCATGGTCTGGATGGCGGACAAGCTTTCCGATACCACCTCCCTGCCGGCTTTTATCTTCCCCAAGAACCCCGGCGACGTGGCGCTCAAGCTCAAGGTGGTGCAGTTCAACGAGCTCCGCAAGGAGGAGGCCGCCAAGCGGGAGTACGTTATCCTGGGAGGCGGTGACATCGGCTTCCCTTTAATGATGGCGGTGTCCGTTAACTTTAAATACGGCCTGGCCGGCGGCATACTGGTGGGCGCGCTGGCGACTTTAGGGCTGATGGGCGCTTTCCTGATTCAAAAACTCTGGCTCAAAGGCAAACCCATGCCGGCGCTGCCCCCGGTCACTTTTATGTCCCTGGTCGGCTATCTCATCGTATTTTTCTTCCTGAAGTAG
- a CDS encoding methyltransferase: MLMEEAIYYHKTVPFRAGPRGLLFRTSQELFSSHDIDIGTKFLLRTIMEGGYGDFRNILDMGCGYGPLGLALKSLYPDSAAHLVDRDALAVAYARQNAALNKLDGVEIYGSLGYDDVARRDFDLVVANIPGKAGENVIAYLLREAPYFLKPGGLAAAVVVAPLAELVDKTLAETPGAEIILKRDRPGHAVFHYRFSGENAPPPPSLTAFERGIYHRRKVAIRLGDMDCTVQTAHGLPEFDSLSYASEMLVKTLPDLPGRDGRRAVVFNPGQGHVALALWRLLHPRTISLVDRDLLALRYSRLNLVANGCPPENIFIRHQAGIGLDAAETPDLFLGVLREAEGRDAITQDLDHMAARLRPGGLIVLAAGSTAVTRLVSYAASRPDLRVRARERRRGFSLLVLEKT, from the coding sequence ATGCTCATGGAAGAAGCCATTTATTATCACAAGACCGTCCCCTTCCGCGCCGGACCGCGGGGACTGCTTTTCCGCACCTCCCAGGAGCTTTTCAGCAGCCATGATATCGATATCGGGACAAAATTCCTGCTGCGCACCATCATGGAGGGCGGTTACGGCGACTTTAGAAATATTCTGGATATGGGCTGCGGCTATGGCCCCCTGGGGCTGGCGCTTAAAAGCCTTTACCCGGACAGCGCCGCCCACCTGGTGGACCGGGACGCTTTAGCGGTGGCGTATGCCCGGCAAAACGCTGCCCTGAACAAATTGGACGGCGTGGAGATTTACGGCTCCCTCGGCTACGACGATGTTGCCCGCCGGGACTTCGACCTTGTTGTTGCCAATATCCCCGGTAAAGCCGGGGAAAACGTTATCGCTTACCTGCTGCGGGAAGCGCCGTATTTTCTAAAGCCCGGCGGCCTGGCGGCGGCGGTGGTGGTCGCCCCGCTGGCCGAGCTGGTGGACAAAACCCTCGCCGAAACCCCCGGCGCTGAAATTATCCTTAAACGCGACCGCCCCGGCCACGCCGTCTTTCACTACCGCTTCAGCGGTGAAAATGCCCCGCCCCCGCCCTCCCTTACCGCTTTCGAGCGCGGTATTTACCATCGCCGGAAAGTGGCTATCCGGCTGGGCGATATGGACTGTACCGTGCAGACCGCCCACGGCCTGCCGGAGTTCGACTCTTTAAGCTACGCCAGTGAGATGCTGGTGAAAACCTTGCCTGACTTGCCGGGCCGGGACGGCCGCCGCGCGGTGGTCTTCAACCCCGGCCAGGGGCATGTAGCCCTGGCTTTATGGCGCCTCCTCCACCCCCGGACTATTTCTTTGGTCGACCGCGACCTGCTGGCGCTGCGCTATTCGCGGCTTAACCTGGTCGCTAACGGCTGCCCGCCGGAAAATATTTTTATCAGGCACCAGGCGGGAATCGGTCTTGATGCCGCAGAAACCCCCGACCTTTTTCTGGGGGTGTTGCGGGAGGCGGAAGGCAGGGACGCTATCACTCAAGACCTCGATCATATGGCGGCGCGGCTTAGGCCGGGCGGACTGATAGTGCTGGCCGCCGGCTCCACGGCCGTCACCCGCCTGGTATCTTATGCAGCCTCGCGGCCGGACCTCCGCGTCAGGGCGCGGGAGCGGCGGCGGGGCTTTAGCCTGCTGGTACTGGAGAAAACTTAG